The Streptomyces rubrogriseus genomic sequence CGTTGGGCCGTTCAGTGAGCGCCGGGGAGGTCGACCGCGCCCTCACCGCGCTGGAGCGCTACGGGCTGCTCGGCACCGAATCCGAGGTGCCGGGCTCCGTCCTGCTCCATCCTCTGGTGCGCGAGATGAGCGCCCTGGCCCTGCGGTCGGACTCCGGCGCGGACTTCGACCGCTGTGTCCGCGCCCGGGCGGATGCCCTCTCCACGGCGGTGACCGGATTACCTGAGGGGCTGCCCGGCTGGCCCACGGCTCGGCTGCTGGCCCAGCACGCGCCGCTGCTGCTGTCCGTGCCACGAACCGTCCCACTCACAGAGGCGGCAGCGGTCGTCGACCGGCTCGGGGACGTGCTCGGCGACTCGGGCGACTACGCTCTGCAACGCGTGGTCCGTCAGGCCGTGCTCGCCCGGCGCGAGCAGGAGCTGGGGCCGGACCACCCCGACACGCTCCTGTCGCGCAACCACGTCACCAACAGCGTGCTGAGTCTCGGGCACCATACCCAGGCACTCGCCGCCCACCGAACGGTGCTGGCCGCCCGCGAGCGTGTGCTCGGCCCCCGCCACCCCGACACCCTGGTGAGCAGGAACAACGTGGGTTTCGTCTGCGAGCTGCTTGGTGACTACGAGGAGGCCCAGGCGCTGCACGAGCACACCCTGGCCGACCGGCTCACGGTTCTGGGACCCGACCACCGGCACACCCTGGTCAGCAGACAGAATCTCGCCAACTCCATCGACGGCCGGGGCGACCACCTGCTGGCCGTCAGCCTGCACCGGGAGGTCCTCGCCGACCGGCTCCGACTCCTGGGCCCGGACCACCGGGACACCCTCGCCAGCCGGAGCCATGTCGCCGAGTCGCTAAGCCGGTGCGGCGAACACGCCCGCGCGCTGGAACTGCACGGACAAGTACTGGCCGACCGTACGCGCGTCATGGGCCCCGACCACCCCTACACGCTGCTCAGCGGTCATCAACTCGCCAGGGCGCTTAGCGACGCGGGTGACCACGCCGGTGCGGCGGACCGCTACGAACAGGTGCTCGCCCAGCGGCGGCGGGTGCTGGGCCCCGAACACCCCGACACTCGGGCCACCGAGCAGGGGCTCGCTCTCTGTCAGACGGAGCGCGCGGCCCGAGACCGGTCGGCCGCGTCCCGGGGGAGTGGCCGGCGGGGCCGTGTCAGAACCCGACGATAAGCACACGGTGAGCGCCCGGGGCACGGCTCGGTAGCGCGTTCGCCTTTCCGGCGTGATGGACAGGCCTTGGCCTTGGCAAGTCGGTCGGCCTCGATCCAGTCCGCGTAGTGGTGCCGGCCGCGCTCGCCGCTGACGTTCCGCAGCTGCGCGTCGGTGACCTCCTCACCTGACGTCAGTCCGAACACGAGCACCACCCATCGCCTGCCGGGACGCCGGCTTGCTCATGGGCCTCGCGCAACGGCGTGCAGGCCGGGCGGCGGCTGTCGCCGACACGGTCCGGCGCAGGCAGCGGTACATCTGGCCTGCCCGGATGCCCTGATGTACGCGGTCGTCTTCGTCTTCACGAGCGTTCTCGCCGGAGCCGTCGTGGGCCTGGTTTGCCTCCTTACCCTCGCGACTACCGGGCGGCCGCGCGGCTCTTCCCCCTGCCCTTCTTGCGCAGCTTCCGCAGGCGTTCCCGCTCCAGCACACGGCGCACTTCGGGGACGGCTCGACGCCGCCGGTAGGTGAGCCACCCCAGGACGGCCACGCAACCGACGTATACGAGGAGCGCGGGCCCCGTCCCCGGGACGTACGAACAACCAAGCTCGTACAAGCGGCAGTTCTTGCCTCGCAACCCGCTGAGCAGGAAGAGGGGCGGCGCGACGGCAGCGACGTAGCACACCCCGCGGACCATGCCGCGCAGCACCCCGGACGCCTTGCCCGAGTCGCCCGGCACCGTACTGCCGAACCTCTCCGACAGAGCGCCACCGCACCCCAGGAGAGTGACCATCCCCAGCACTCCCCCGACGCTCCAGGCACCCCCGGGCAGCCCGTACAGCACGGGCGCGCTCTCGCGAGCGGCCCACCTCGACCCTCCGAACACGCCGACGAGCACCGCCGCTCCGACCGCGACGAACAGCACGAGTCCGACGCCGTCCCGCACCCGGAACAGACGGTTGCGATCCGTCGCCGCGTCCCTCAGTCGCTCACGCTCCGTCATACGCCCGATCCCACCTGCTCTGCCGCACGCCACCCCACGTGCCCATCACTACGGCCGCCCCGAAGAGCGTCGCCAGGAGCACGCCGTTGGAGTCGGTACGTCCGTCGTCGGGACTCGCGACGCCTTCGGGGTCGTATCGCACCCGCAGCTCGTCGCCCTTCGACGTCGAGTCCCGGCACCCGTCGCTCTCCGAGAGCGAGGGCGAGATGTCCCGTCCGTCCACGGTGCGCAGTTCGCAGTGGTTGGTGCTGCTGTAGTCCGCGCTGACGACCACGGCGTCGGCGGACACACCCCGGTCCGCCAAGGCGGTCGCGCCCCCGGACGCCGTGCCGAAGATCCCCAGGGCCACCCCGGCGATCAACGGCACGATCAACTGCCACGCCACTTTCCGCTTCCTGCGCGGCACGCGGCGCAGCAGGAGCACCGGGACCAGGAGCGACGCCAGCGGGAGGATCAGAATGGCGAACAGGCCGCCCACCCCACGCACCACGGTCGGAAGCGGCACGACGGGCCCCAGCCAGGCCAGTCCGAGCGAACCCCCGGCACACAGCAGGCTGAACGCCAGCCACCGCACCAGGTCGGACCTGGCCGCCCTGTCCCGGGATATGACATCAGCCACGTGACTCCTCGTCCCTCGCCAGCCCCTCGCGTGTCCGGAGCACCGTAGCGATTCCCGAGGCAGTTCACTCTGGCGAAACCGGGAAGCACGCAGATACCGTCAGTAGCCTTGACCTCACTTCTGTCTCACGGGGAGTCCACTGTGAAGCGCCGCTCTTTGCCCGTTGCTGCCGCGCTCGCCGCCTCAGCCGCCTTGCTGCTGACGGCCTGCGGGGGCGGGGACGACACGTCCAGCGACAACGACAAGATCGCGGGAGCGGACCAGGGGTCTGCGACCCCGAGCGAGACAGCCGAGTCTTCGGCCGCACCGGCGGAGGACAAGCCGGACGGCGTGGACCTGTCCCTTCCGAAGGACATGAACCTCGTCTTCGACTGGGACAAGCCGAAGGACAAGAACGAAGCGGCCGCGATGGACGACGCGGCAAACTACGTTCGCGCCATCTACCGAGGCGTCGACAAGCGCACGACCAGGGACGCCTCCTTGGCCGCGTACGCCACTGGAGACGGGCTGAAGTACGCGCACACACAGATCGAGGCCCGGCTCGAAGGCGACTGGACGTCGACCGGCACCCGCCGCCACTACCAGGCCACCACTCGGTCCGCCCCCAACGGCAACTCGGTGGAAGTCGCGTTCTGCGTGGACTCGAGCAAGTTCTACTCCAAAGAGGTCAAGACCGGGAAAGTCCTGAAGGGCACACCCAGCATCACGGACTTCGATTACTTCAAAATCATCATGTCCAAGTACCCGACAGGGGACGGGATGTGGCAGGCATCCAAGGTGTTCGTCGAAACAAAGGCGGCGAAATGTCAGTGACGACGTCACGGCGCACGGCCCTCATCACCGGCCTGGCTGCCCTGACGCTGGCCGTGGGCACCTCCCTCGCGGATCCTGCGCACGCGGGAGAACAGCCGAGCAACGGCCAGGGCGCCGACACCGAACAGTCCGGCGGCGGCGACAAAACGGGCATCTACGCCGCCGCACGCATCACGTACTCAGGATCCGTCGCCCCCAACGGTGGCACCGGAAACGTGACGTCCGCCGACGTCAACTGGACTCCCCCGCCCTGCTGGTACGCCCCCTACCTCGGCGCCAAGGACTTCAAGAAGGAGATGTCCGCCGAGATAGAGGAGGCCGCGAGCGCACCCGGCATGACCGGGACACCCGCCGCAGCGATCGGCCAGACGAAGGCGCACTACGAGGACGAGTACGGCTGGACGGACACCCCCGGGTACAAGGACTACAACGTCGCCAAGGACGGCGAGGGCATGTTCTGGGCCGGCGTCGAGAATCCCAACGAGCCCGACTTCCTCAAGCGGAACTCCTGCACCGACCTCCCGTTCTGGGTCGACGACGGCGAGGCCCCGCCGCCCCAGTACGAGGAGGCCATCACCCCGGAGATACTCGCCGCCCTCGCGTACCAGCACATGGAGCTGCCCGGCACCGAGGTCACCCTCGCCCCCGCCCAGACCACGAAGGTGAACCTGCCGACCTGGGCCTGGCTCGACAAGGCCGACTTCCACGAGGTCCAGGCCACGGCCGCCATCAACGCCCCCGGCTTCGCCCTCACGGCAACGACCACCGCCAAGCCCGTCTCCCTCAGGTTGGAGCCGGGCACTCCGGACGCCGTGACCTACCCGGCCTCCGGCGAGTGCACGATCAACGACGACGGC encodes the following:
- a CDS encoding tetratricopeptide repeat protein — translated: MRRGRGAAGAGAGALLGGVLAPLTEHLGSSLTDGAAGQPWVAWSLFVLLCVLGGVLGTFFPSSGGTTADAPPPLAPGPIEPVTAPTTTSLRPPRIERRLRGREAELERLTALLRDPAEKFAVVCGVGGVGKTTLAAAVAARAEAEGWSVFWTRWRDPGTTADDMVRVALACGMPEESVRAARSGHDSLPDAVWRYLAGRRKWLVVLDNADETERLGDASEPVAHYRGWVRPDGRGLLLVTSRDTSAQTWGPAADILRLDPLDTASGGRVLLDSAPGAGSHEEAMALAGRLGGLPLALQAASRYVGAATSRHRDFAAYREALDREAELLVGTDPSEARDPAVARTFLRHTWELSLDQLDSEGLPLARPLLRQLALYGPAAVPPVLITPRLMTTALGRSVSAGEVDRALTALERYGLLGTESEVPGSVLLHPLVREMSALALRSDSGADFDRCVRARADALSTAVTGLPEGLPGWPTARLLAQHAPLLLSVPRTVPLTEAAAVVDRLGDVLGDSGDYALQRVVRQAVLARREQELGPDHPDTLLSRNHVTNSVLSLGHHTQALAAHRTVLAARERVLGPRHPDTLVSRNNVGFVCELLGDYEEAQALHEHTLADRLTVLGPDHRHTLVSRQNLANSIDGRGDHLLAVSLHREVLADRLRLLGPDHRDTLASRSHVAESLSRCGEHARALELHGQVLADRTRVMGPDHPYTLLSGHQLARALSDAGDHAGAADRYEQVLAQRRRVLGPEHPDTRATEQGLALCQTERAARDRSAASRGSGRRGRVRTRR